The DNA window TCCAGTGGTAGAGGCAGCGGCGGCGCAGCGCGTCGTGCAGGTCGCGGCTGCGGTTGGAGGTGAGCACCGCGATCGGCGGGCGCTCGGCGACGAAGGTGCCCAGCTCGGGCACCGTCACCGCGGACTCGCCGAGGAACTCCAGCAGCAGCGCCTCGAATTCGTCGTCGGCGCGGTCGATCTCGTCGATCAGCAGCACAGGCGGGCGGGGGCCGCGGTGCCGCACGCAGCGCAGGATGGGCCGGTCCACCAGGTAGGCCTCGGTATAGAGATCCCGTTCGTCGATCCCGGTACCGCTCGCCTCGGCCAGCCGGATGGACAGCAGCTGGCGCTGGTAGTTCCAGTCGTAGAGGGCCTCGTTCGCCGTCAGGCCCTCGTAGCACTGCAGCCGGACCAGCGGGGTGTCCAGCACCGCGGCAAGGGTTTTCGCGGCGGTGGTCTTGCCGACGCCGGGCTCGCCCTCGAGCAGCAGCGGCCGGCCCAGCGTGACCGCGAGGTAGATCGCCGACGCGGTCCCGGTGTCGAGCAGGTAGTCCCGCGCGTCGAACCGGTCGATGACGTCGGCCGGGCTCTCGAAGATCGCCCTCATGCGCCGGCTCGGCCCGCGGCGAACGCCGCCCGGCATCCTGGGCCGCAGAACCAGTAGTCCACCCCGGCCACCTGCAGGTGCTCGGCGGCGGGCGCGGCCGAAACCGTCATGCCGCAGACCGGGTCGATCGCCCCGGGCGCGGTGCGCACCGCCGCGGCGGCAGGCCCGGGCCGCCGGCGCCGCGGATGGCGGCGACGAGTTCGGCCGCGATCGACACCGCGATCTCGGCGGGCGTCTTGGCGCCGATCGGCAGACCGACCGGGGTGTGCACGCGGGCCCGCTCGTCCCCGGAGAGGGAGAGCGAGTCGAGGATCGAGGCGCCGCGCACCCTGCTGGCCACCAGACCGATGTAACCGATGCCGTGATCCAGTGCGGCGCGGATGATCCCGGCCTCGGGGCCACCGTGGCTGGCGATCACGACGGCGGTCGGCAGGGCCGTGACATCGACCGGGTCGGCGTCGGCGCGCGCGTCGTACCCCAGCACCGCGCACACCCGGACCAGCGCTTCGGCGATCGGCGTGGCGCCGTGGACCCGGATCAGCGGGGGCGGCAGCTGCGGGGTCAGGAAGATTTCCAGCGATCCGCCGGACAGGCACGGGTTGACCACCACGCAGGCGCCGGGCGCCTCGGGGAAGTGCACGTCGCCGTCGGGAAGCACTCGCAGCAGCACGCTTTCGTTCGTCTGCAGCGCGCCCAGCGCCGCCTTGCGGACCGAGTTCTGCGCGCACTGGCCGCCGACGAAACCCTCGATCGTGCCGTCCGCGAGCAGGATCGCCTCGTCGCCCGGGTAGACCGAGGTGGGCGGCTGGGCCCGCACCACCGTCGCGTGCACGAACGGTGTCCGTGCCGCCAACAGCTGCTGGGCGCGCTCGCCGATGATGGACATCAGATGGGGGGCCTCGCTCTGCCCTGCATGGCCTCCCACACCCGCGACGGCGTCAGCGGCATGTCGGCGTGGCGAACGCCGAACGGCGCCAGCGCATCGACCACCGCGTTGACCACCGCGGGCGGGGAGCCGACGGTGGCCGACTCGCCGATCCCCTTGGCGCCGATCGGGTGGTGCGGCGACGGCGTCACGGTATGCCCGGTTTCGAGATGCGGCACCTCCATGGCGGTCGGGATCAGGTAGTCCATCAGCGAGCCGCCCAGGCAGTTGCCGTCGTCGTCGAAGGCGATCCACTCCATCAGCGCCATCCCGATGCCGTCGACGACGCCGCCGTGCACCTGCCCCTCGATGATCATCGGGTTGATCCGGGTCCCGCAGTCGTCGACCGCCAGGAAGCGCCGCACCTTGACCACCGCGGTGCCCGGATCGATGTCGACTACGCAGAAGTACGCGCCATAGGGGTAGGTGAGATTCGAAGGGTTGTAGCACACTTCGGCGTCCAGTCCGCCCTCGAGACCCTCGGGCAGGTCGCCGGCCCCGTGCGCGCGCATCGCGATGTCGGCGATCGTCACCGACGCCGACGGGTCGCCCTTGACTCTGAACGTGCCCTTCTCCCACTCCAGGTCGGCGACCGACACCTCGAGCATGCCCGAGGCGATGATCTTGGCCTTGTCGCGGATCTTGCGGGCCACCATCGCCGCGGCCGCACCCGAGACGGGCGTCGAGCGGCTGCCGTAGGTGCCCAGGCCGAACGGCGTCTGGTCGGTGTCGCCGTGCACGACGTCGATGTCGTCGGGCGGAATGCCCAGTTCCTCCGCGACGATCTGGGCGAACGTCGTCTCGTGGCCCTGGCCCTGGGTCTGGACCGACAGGCGCACAACGGCTTTGCCCGTCGGGTGCACCCGCAGCTCGCAGCCGTCGGCCATGCCCAGGCCCAGGATGTCCATGTCCTTGCGTGGGCCGGCCCCGACCGCCTCGGTGAAGAACGACATCCCGATGCCCATCAGCTCGCCGTTTTGCCGCCTGCGCCTCTGTTCATCGCGTAACGCCTCATATCCGACCATGTCCATGGCCTTGCGCAGGGTGGTCTCGTAGTCGCCGGAGTCGTACACCCAGCCGGTCTTGGTGGTGTAGGGAAACTGCTCGGGGCGCAACAGGTTTCGCAGCCGCAGCTCGGCGGGGTCCAGCTTGAGCTCGTAGGCCAGGCAGTCCACCAGCCGCTCCACCAGGTACACCGCCTCGGTGATCCGGAAGGAGCACGCGTAGGCCACCCCGCCGGGCGCCTTGTTGGTGTACACCCCGGTCACCCGCGAGTACGCCGCCTCCAGGTCATAGCTGCCGGTGAACACCCCGTAGAACCCGGCCGGGTACTTCGTCGGCGCGGCCTGGCCGTTGAACGCGCCGTGGTCGGCGAGCACGTTCGAGCGCACCGCGAGGATCTTGCCGTCCGCGGTGGCCGCGATCTCGCCGACCATGATGTAGTCGCGCGCGAAACTGGTCGACGTCAGGTTCTCGCTGCGGTCCTCCATCCACTTGACCGGCTTGCCCAGCACCAGCGAGGCCACGATGGCGCACACGTAGCCGGGATAGATCGGCACCTTGTTGCCGAATCCGCCGCCGACGTCGGGGGAGATCACCCGGATCTTGTGCTCGGGCAGGCCGGCGACCAGCGCGTAGAGGGTGCGGTGCGCGTGTGGGGCCTGCGAGGTGGTCCACAGCGTCAACTTGCCGCTGACCGAGTCCAGATCGGCCACCGCGCCGCAGGTTTCCATCGGGGCGGGATGCACGCGGGGATAGACCATCTCCTGGGTGACGACGACGTCGGCGCGCGCGAACACCGCCTCGGTGGCCGCGGCGTCGCCGGTCTCCCAGTCGAAGATGTGGTTGTCGTTCTTGCCCTCGAGGTCGGTGCGGATCACCGGCGCGGACTCCTCGAGCGCCTTGCGCACGTCGATGACGGGGTCCAGCGGGTCGTAGTCGACGTCGATCAGCTCCAGCGCGTCGCGGGCCGAGTACCGGTCCTCGGCGACGACGAACGCCACCTCCTGGCCCTGGAAGCGCACCTTGTCGGTGGCCAGCACGGCCTGCACGTCGCCTGCCAGCGTCGGCATCCACGCCAGGCCCTTCTCGGCCAGGTCCGCGCCGGTGACGACGGCCTTGACCTTCGGGTGGGCCAGGGCCGCGGACACGTCGATGCCGGCGATGCGGGCATGCGCGTAGGGCGAGCGCAGGATCGCCAGATGTAGCATGCCCGGCAGCGCGACGTCGTCGACGTAGGTGCCGCGGCCGCGAATGAAGCGCGGGTCCTCCTTGCGCAGCATCCGCCCGTAGCCGCACGGCTTCTGGTCGTTGTCCGCGGTGTCTTCGGGTGAGGGGGGCCGTGATTCGATCGTCGTCATGAGGTGGCCTCCACCGCGTCGGCGTGCTTGGCGGCCCACTGGATGGAGCGCACGATCGTCGTGTAGCCGGTGCACCGGCAGATCTGGCCCGAGATGGCCTCGCGGATGGTCTGCTCGTCGGGGTCGGGGTCGCGGTCCAGCAGGGCGCGAGCGGTGATCATCATCCCCGGGGTGCAGAAGCCGCACTGCAACCCGTGGCAGCGCATGAACCCCTCTTGCACCGGGTCGAGCCGGCCGTCCACGGCCAGGCCCTCCACGGTGCGCACGGCGTGCCCCGAGGCCATCACCGCCAGCATCGTGCACGACTTCACCGGCACGCCGTCGACGTCGACCACGCACGTGCCGCAGTTGCTGGTGTCGCAGCCCCAGTGGGTGCCGGTGAGCCGCAGGTGATCCCGCAGGAAGTGCACGAGCAGCGTGCGCGGTTCGACGTCGGCGGTCACCTGCTCGCCGTTGACGGTCATGTTCACCTGCATGGTCAGTCGCTCCCTTGTGCGCCGGCCCGCTGCGCCGCGAAGCGCAGCGTGCGGATGGTCAGCTCGGAGGCCAGGTGCCGCTTGTACTCGGCGGTGCCGCGGATGTCGGTCACCGGTTCGCAGGCCTGCGCGGCGCGCCGGCCCGCCTCGGCGAAGGTCTCCTCGGTGGCCGGCCGGCCGGCCAGCGAGGCCGCGAGTTCGGCCAGCGCGTCGTGGTCGGGGTTGACTGCGGTCAGGCCGACGCGGGCGGCGGCCAGTGCCGGGCCGTCCAGGGTGACGGCCGCGCCCGCCGCCGCGACGGCCCAATCCCCTACCCGCCGTTCTACTTTCGCGTATGCGCTGGCACTCCTGGGCCGCAGCGGGATTCGCACCTCGACGAGGATCTCGTTGTGGGCCAGTGTGGTCTCGTACGGGCCAGCCAGGAATTCGTCGATCGGGATCTCGCGTTCGCCCCCCGGTCCCCGGGCCAGGCACACCGCGTCGAGCACCAGGCACACCGTCGAGAGGTCCTCGGCCGGATCGGCCTGGCACAGCGAGCCGCCGAGGGTGCCGCGGTTGCGGACCACCGGGTCGGCGATCACCCGTTCGGCGTCGCGGAAGATCGGGCACTTCGCGGCCAGGGTGTCGGACTCGAGCAGCTCGCGGTGCCGGGTCATGGCGCCGATGCGGACCAGCGTCGGGTCGGTGATCACGTAGCCGAGCTCGAGGGCCAGGTCGTTGAGGTCGATCAGATATTCGGGGTTGGCGATCCGCAGCTTCATCATCGGCAGCAGGCTGTGCCCGCCGGCGATCACCCGCGCGCCCTCCCCCAACCGATCCAGCAAGCCGATGGCGTGGTCCACACTCGTCGCGCGTTCGTATTCGAAGGGGCCGGGTACTTGCATGCGCCACAGTGTCAGCCCGCCCCGTGGGGGCGTCAATAGCGAGTTAAGGAATCCCTGAACTGGCCCTCGAGCTGCGCGTCGTGGTGGATTCGCCCGGTGGTGCACCCCAGCGGCAGGCCCCCGCCGCCCCAGCGTCGGGCGATGATGTCGGCGGCGATCGAGACCGCGGTCTCCTCCGGGGTGCGCGCGCCGAGGTCCAGCCCGATGGGGCTGGCCAGCCGGCTCAGCTCGGTGTCGGTGAGCCCCACCGCCCGCAGCCGGTCCATCCGGTCGTCGTGGGTGCGGCGCGATCCCATCGCGCCGACGTAGCCGACGTCCAGGCGCAGCGCCACCTCGAGCAGCGGGACGTCGAACTTCGGGTCGTGGGTGAGCACGCAGATCACCGTGTCCCGGTCGACGGCGCCAGCCGCCGCCTGCGCGGCCAGATATCGGTGCGGCCAGTCGACGACGACCTCGTCGGCCGACGGGAAGCGCGCCCGGGTGGCGAACACAGCGCGCGCGTCGCACACCGTGACGCGGTAGCCCAGGAACGACCCCTGCCGGGCCAGGGCGGCGGCGAAGTCGATCGCCCCGAAGACCAGCATCCGGGGCGGCGGGGCGTTGCTGGAGACGAAGACCTCCATGCCGTCGCCGAGGCGCTGGCCGTCGGGCCCGTACTCGAGGACCTCGCTGCGGCCCAGCGCCAGCAGGCCGCGGGCGTCGTCGGTGACCGCGGCGTCGGCGCGCGGCGAGCCCAAAGACCCCGACAGAGCGTCGGGCCTGACGATGAGCCGGCGGCCCACCCACGCCGCGTCGGGGTGGGCGATGACGGTCGCGACCGCCACGGGACGACCCGCCGCGACGTCCTCGGCGATCGACCCAAGTTCGGGAAACGTTGCCCGCGAGACCGACTCGATGAAGACGTCGATGATGCCGCCGCAGGTCAGACCGATCTCGAACGCGTCGTCGTCGCTGACCCCGTAGCGTTCCAGTCGCGGTGTCCCGGTGTGCGCGACCTCGGTGGCCAGCTCGTAGACCGCGCCCTCCACGCAGCCGCCCGACACCGATCCGGTCGCCGAGCCGTCGGGGGCCACCAGCATCGACGCGCCCGGCTGCCGCGGCGCCGACCGCAGCGTGCGCACGACGGTGCCCAGCCCCGCGGTCGCACCGGCACGCCAGATCGGCATCAGCTGAGCAAGCACTTCCCGCACGGGTTCCAACGTAGGCTCATACCCATGACTCCGGCTCAACTTCGGGCCTATTCGGCGGTGGTTCGGCTGGGATCGGTGCGGGCCGCCGCCGCGGAGCTGGGTGTTTCCGACGCCGGGATCTCGATGCACGTGGCGGCGCTGCGCAAGGAGCTCGACGACCCGTTGTTCACCAGAACCGGTGCCGGGCTGGCGTTCACGCCCGGCGGCCTGCGGCTGGCCAGCCGCGCCGTGGAGATCCTGGGCCTGCAGCAGCAGACCGCCATCGAAGTCACCGAGGCGGCCCACGGGCGCCGCCTGCTGCGCATCGCGGCGTCGTCGGCGTTCGCCGAGCACGCCGCGCCGGGGCTGATCGAGCTGTTCTCGTCGCGCGCCGACGACCTGTCGGTGGAGTTGAGCGTGCACCCCACCAGCCGGTTCCGCGAGCTGATCTGCTCGCGCGCCGTGGACATCGCGATCGGCCCGGCCGGTTCGGTCGGTTCGGACGAGACGATCTTCGTGCGAGCCTTCCTGAAATATCAGATCATCGCCGTCGTCGGGCCGAAAAGCCCACTGGCCAAAGGTTTTCCGACTGCCGCGGCGCTTCGTGCCCAGCAGTGGATGCTGGGGCCGTCGGCGGGCGGAGTGGACGGTGAGATCGCGGTCATGTTGCGCGCCTTGGAGATTCCGGAGTCACAGCAGCGGATCTTCCAGAGCGACGCCGCCGCGCTCGAGGAGGTGCAGCGGGTCGGCGGGGTGAGCCTGGCGATCGGCTTCGCGGTGGCCAAGGACCTGGCCGCCGGGCGGCTGGTGCACGTCAATGGGCCGGGGCTGGACCGCTCGGGCGAATGGTGCGCGGCGACCCTGGCGCCGGCGGCTCGCCAGCCCGCCGTGTCGGAGCTGGTGCGCTTCATCACCACACCCCGGTGCACGCAGGCGATGATCCGCGGGTCCGGCGTCGGGGTGACGAGGTTCCGCCCCAAGGTACACGTCACGTTGTGGAGTTGAGCGTGAATCCTGGTTGCTACCACGCGCGATCGAGGTCGGCGTGCTGGCGAATCCAGGCGTGCATCGCGATCCCGGCGGCCACCCCGGCGTTGATGCTGCGCGTCGAGCCGAACTGCGCGATGGACACCGCGATCGACGCGCCGGCGCGAATGTCGTCGGTGATGCCCGGCCCCTCCTGACCGAACACCAGCAAACACTCGCGGGGCAACGCCACCTCCTCGATGCGCACGGCGCCCGGGACGTTGTCCACCGCGACGACGCTCAACCCGGCGCCCGCCGCGAACTCCAGCAGTTCGCCGGTTCGGTCGTGGTGGCACAGCCGCTGGTAGCGGTCGTTCACCATAGCGCCGCGGCGATTCCAGCGCCGCCGCCCCACGATGTGCACGGTGTGCACCGCGAAGGCGTTGGCGGTGCGCACCACCGAGCCGATGTTGGCGTCGTGGCCGAAGTTCTCGATCGCCACGTGCAACGGGTGGCGGCGGGTGTCGATGTCGGCGATGATCGCCTCCCGGGTCCAGTACCGATAGGCGTCAACGACGTTGCGGGTGTCGCCGTCGCGCAACAGGATCGGGTCGTAGCGCGGGTCGTCGGGCGGCTCGCCCGGCCAGGGCCCGACGCCGGCGGCCGGCGCCCCCCACTCGGTGGGCCCGGGCTCGTTCATCGCTGCGTCCACACGCCGGCGTGGGTGCCGTCGACCGCGACCGTCGCGTAGAGCAGCGCCTCGTTGATGTCGCCCTGGGTGCACAGCGACGCGTCGACGTGCACCGCGTCCAGCGAGGCATCGGGCAGGATCAGCACCGACGACCCGTACGCGGAGCAGGCCGGGTTCAGCCCCGGAGCGGGCAGGGTCGGCGAGGCGAGCAGCATCATCGGGCCGCCGCGCTTGGCGGAGTCGTCGCGGTAGCGGTCCGCGAGGGCGGTGGCCTCCAGCCCCAGCAGCATGTAGCCGTTGCCGGTGAACGCGGCCGGGTCACCGAGCTGCGCCCTGGTCACCGGGGTGCCGTCGGCGTGCCAGGCCGACAGGTTGACGGTCTTGACGACCAGGCCGGTGTCGTTGGCGTTGGTCGGCATCAGCCCCACGGGGAACGCCGCAGGGTAGGCCGCCGACGTCTTGGGGATGCGGTCGCGCGGCGAGTAGGCGTACACGCCGCGGACCTGGCTCCGGTCCTTCTGCGGGCCGAGGCACACGGTGCCGGTGAGCCGGTCGGGCGGCGCCGACAGCGGGGAGGGGATCTGCCGCCCGCTGCTGACCGCGCTGTCGCAGCTGCCCAGCGCGGTGGCCTCCAGCGGGTGCGCCAGCGCCCCGTAGAGCCCGAAGCGAATGTCCTCCGGTCTTGCGTGCGGGCTGTTGGGCGACGCGACGCTGGCGTCGACGTCGATCAGTACGTAGTCCTCCGACCAGCGCAGGTTCGACACCCCGATGTTCCAGCCCAGCAACGCCAGCGACTCGCCGAACCGCGCCCCTTCGGCGCCATAGGGGCGGACGGGATGGGCGGAACTCGAGCAGCCGGCCAGGCAGGCGGCGATGACGAGGAGGGCGCTCGCGGCGCGCTTCGGCGACCGGAATCTAAAGCGCATCAGTCACGTTCGCCACATGCGCCACTGGCCAGGAACGGTCGACTTTTTGCCCGCCTCACAGCGACAAATCGGAGCGGGAGGGAATTGTCGCTGCGAGGCGGGCACAACGAATGCCGCCCACGCCAGAGGCCCGTGCGGCAGGTGTGACGATTGGTGCATAGCCCCGCTCGCCGCCTAGCCCAGCCCCAGATCGGCAAGGCCCAGCACGCTGCGGTATAGCAGCCCCTCGGCGCGGATGGCCTCGGCGGCGCCGGTGGCGCGGTCCACCACGGTGGCAACACCCACCACCTCGCCGCCCGCCTCCTGGACGGCATGCACCGCCGTCAGCGCCGAGTTGCCCGTGGTGCTGGTGTCCTCCACCACCAGCGCCCGCCGCCCTGCGACCTCGGAACCCTCGATAAGTCGTTGCATACCATGGGTTTTCGCGGCCTTACGGACGACGAACGCGTCGATCGGCCGCCCGGGCGCGTGCATGACGGCCGTCGCCACCGGGTCGGCGCCCAGGGTCAGGCCGCCGACCACCGCGTAGTCCCAGTCGCTGGTCAGCTGCCGGACCAGGGTGCCGATCAACGCCGACGCCCGGTGGTGCAACGTGGCGCGGCGCAGGTCGACGTAGTAGTCGGCCTCCTTGCCCGACGACAGCGTGACCCGGCCGTGCACCACCGACAGGCGCCGCACCAGCTCGGCCAGCTCCGCGCGGTCAGCTTCGTCCACGGCCGCCCCCGACCCGACTCGCCGCCGCGCGCACCAGGTTCCGCGGGATCATCCGCCCCGCGGCCACGAGCGCCTTGTACTGCAGCCCGGGCACGCTGACCACCTTGCCGGCGGAGACGTCGGCGAGGCTCTTGTCGACCACGTCATCGACCTCGAGCCACAGGAACGACGGCAGCCGGGCCATGTCGATTCCCGCCCGCTCGTGGAACTCGGTGTGCACGAACCCCGGGCACACCGCGTGCACGCCGACGCCAGTGCCCCGCAGGCCGCCGGCCAGGCCCTCGCTGAAGGACACCACCCAGGCCTTGGACGCCGAGTAGGTCGACCCCCGCCCGGACAGCAGCCCCGCCACGCTGGCCACGTTGATTACCGTGCCCGCACCGGCGGCGAGCATGGCCGGCAGCGCGGCCCGGGTCAGCTGCATCACCGCGGTGACGTTGACGTCCAGTTGCGCCTGCAGCAGCGTGGGATCCGTCGCCCAGAACTCCCCCGACGTGCCGAATCCGGCATTGTTCACCAGCACCCGCACCCCCCCGGCGAGCCGGTCGACAACCTCATTGCGCTCGGCCGCGTCGGACAGGTCGGCGGACAGGATGTCGACACCGCCCGCCTCGGTCTTCAACTCCGCCGCGAGTGCGGCCAGCCGGTCGGCGTCGCGGGCGACCAGCACCAGGTCGTAGCCGTCGGCGGCGTAGCGGCGGGCATAACCGGCACCGATCCCGGACGTGGGCCCGGTGATCAGGGCTACGGGGCGAGACATGAGCGACCGGCGCGGTCAGCGCTGGTAGTTGGAGGCCTCGCGGCCGTTGACCGGTGGCGGCGGGCGGTGCACGCCTTCGGGCCGGCCCTCGGTGCGGGGCTGGTCGCGGCGCACGGGCTCCGGCTCGCGCCGGCCAGCCTCACCGACCAGGCCCGCCACGTCGTGCTGCGCCCGCCGCGGCGGCAGTTCCCCGCGTCCGGCCGGCATCAGCGGACGGCTCGGCGAGGCACTGCGCAGGCCCGCCGGCGCGCCCGACTCCGAGGCGGTCTCCTGCGGCAGCGGCGGCAACACCCGCAGCAGGTCGTTGAACTGCCGCACGGTGCGCAGGCCCTCGTCCCACTGGGCGCGCGTGCTGGCGATCGGCATGGCCACCAGCGTCCAGTTCTGCTCGTTCCACATGATCTCGGCGCAGTCGGGCGCAGTGTGGGCAAAGGTGACCATGCGCCGGTCGCAGGCCCGCCGGGCCGCGTCCAGGTTCGTCGAGTACACCATCCGCGGCCCGATCGCACCGAGCAGCCAGATGTCGTTCTCCCGCGGCTCTTTGAGCCCCTTGAGCCGCAGGTCCACCACCACGTTGGTGCCCACCTTGCGGTGCAGCGCGATCACCGTGGCCACCTCTTCGAGGTCGAAGATGTAGACCGCCTCGCCGCGGATCTGCCCCAGCACGACGTTGTGGGCGGCGACCTCCCCCACCGTCGACATCACCCCGCGCTTCCAGCGCTTGAGGATCTCGGTCGACTCACGCTCGTAGTCGAAGCCGTGCGACCGCGCCCACGACTTGCGGCGCCGGCTGCGGCCGCGACGCCGGTCGATGTCGACGTACAGCAGCACGCCCGCGCCGACGAAGCAAAGGGCGGACAGCGTGAACCAAAGGGGAACCATCCCAAGTAGGTTATCTGCTCTTGGGCCGGAGTGGAGAATGCCACCAGGTCACAACCGCGCATCAGGCGCGTGACGGCACGCCCGGGGGGCTGGTGAAACCGCCGACCGCGCCGGGACCAACCCGAGCGCACCGACCGCGTCGTTCTACTACAACGTGGTCGGCTTCCAGGCCATGAAGATCGCGGCCGCGCACGTGAGCATCGACCTGCCCGGTCCGCCCGGGGCTGGTGCAGTGCGCCGCCGACGAGACCGGGTCCATCCCGTGCGCGATCGCCGGTGCGGGCACCGACCACGTCACGGTCACCACCGCGGCGCTGCCACCACAGAACCCGGTCACCGTGCGGCTCGACCTGCGGGTGCCGCTTCCGCGCCGGGCCACGCTGCCGTGGACCGAGCGCTGGCGGCCCTGGCAGTGCTCGGTGTCGTCGCGTTCAACGCGCTGCGCCGCCTCGACGTCAAGGCCCAGGAGGCGCTCGGCGGGATCGCCGTGCAGCTGACCCGCCGGGCCGACCTGGTGCCCAACCTGGTCAACACCGTCAAAGGTTATGCGGCGCATGAGAAGTCGGTCTTCGAAGAGGTCACCGGAGACCAGCGTCGACGAGAAGGCGCGGGCGCAGGGGCCAACT is part of the Mycobacterium sp. HUMS_12744610 genome and encodes:
- a CDS encoding AAA family ATPase, with amino-acid sequence MRAIFESPADVIDRFDARDYLLDTGTASAIYLAVTLGRPLLLEGEPGVGKTTAAKTLAAVLDTPLVRLQCYEGLTANEALYDWNYQRQLLSIRLAEASGTGIDERDLYTEAYLVDRPILRCVRHRGPRPPVLLIDEIDRADDEFEALLLEFLGESAVTVPELGTFVAERPPIAVLTSNRSRDLHDALRRRCLYHWIDYPEPARAAAVVRRTVPGATAALIERAAQFVRAARELDLDKPPGVAETIDWVAALVSLRVAQLVDPAAQMTLGALAKTPDDRTLIRDAYVAFTECSLT
- a CDS encoding XdhC family protein — its product is MSIIGERAQQLLAARTPFVHATVVRAQPPTSVYPGDEAILLADGTIEGFVGGQCAQNSVRKAALGALQTNESVLLRVLPDGDVHFPEAPGACVVVNPCLSGGSLEIFLTPQLPPPLIRVHGATPIAEALVRVCAVLGYDARADADPVDVTALPTAVVIASHGGPEAGIIRAALDHGIGYIGLVASRVRGASILDSLSLSGDERARVHTPVGLPIGAKTPAEIAVSIAAELVAAIRGAGGPGLPPRRCAPRPGRSTRSAA
- a CDS encoding aerobic carbon-monoxide dehydrogenase large subunit; protein product: MTTIESRPPSPEDTADNDQKPCGYGRMLRKEDPRFIRGRGTYVDDVALPGMLHLAILRSPYAHARIAGIDVSAALAHPKVKAVVTGADLAEKGLAWMPTLAGDVQAVLATDKVRFQGQEVAFVVAEDRYSARDALELIDVDYDPLDPVIDVRKALEESAPVIRTDLEGKNDNHIFDWETGDAAATEAVFARADVVVTQEMVYPRVHPAPMETCGAVADLDSVSGKLTLWTTSQAPHAHRTLYALVAGLPEHKIRVISPDVGGGFGNKVPIYPGYVCAIVASLVLGKPVKWMEDRSENLTSTSFARDYIMVGEIAATADGKILAVRSNVLADHGAFNGQAAPTKYPAGFYGVFTGSYDLEAAYSRVTGVYTNKAPGGVAYACSFRITEAVYLVERLVDCLAYELKLDPAELRLRNLLRPEQFPYTTKTGWVYDSGDYETTLRKAMDMVGYEALRDEQRRRRQNGELMGIGMSFFTEAVGAGPRKDMDILGLGMADGCELRVHPTGKAVVRLSVQTQGQGHETTFAQIVAEELGIPPDDIDVVHGDTDQTPFGLGTYGSRSTPVSGAAAAMVARKIRDKAKIIASGMLEVSVADLEWEKGTFRVKGDPSASVTIADIAMRAHGAGDLPEGLEGGLDAEVCYNPSNLTYPYGAYFCVVDIDPGTAVVKVRRFLAVDDCGTRINPMIIEGQVHGGVVDGIGMALMEWIAFDDDGNCLGGSLMDYLIPTAMEVPHLETGHTVTPSPHHPIGAKGIGESATVGSPPAVVNAVVDALAPFGVRHADMPLTPSRVWEAMQGRARPPI
- a CDS encoding (2Fe-2S)-binding protein, giving the protein MQVNMTVNGEQVTADVEPRTLLVHFLRDHLRLTGTHWGCDTSNCGTCVVDVDGVPVKSCTMLAVMASGHAVRTVEGLAVDGRLDPVQEGFMRCHGLQCGFCTPGMMITARALLDRDPDPDEQTIREAISGQICRCTGYTTIVRSIQWAAKHADAVEATS
- a CDS encoding FAD binding domain-containing protein: MQVPGPFEYERATSVDHAIGLLDRLGEGARVIAGGHSLLPMMKLRIANPEYLIDLNDLALELGYVITDPTLVRIGAMTRHRELLESDTLAAKCPIFRDAERVIADPVVRNRGTLGGSLCQADPAEDLSTVCLVLDAVCLARGPGGEREIPIDEFLAGPYETTLAHNEILVEVRIPLRPRSASAYAKVERRVGDWAVAAAGAAVTLDGPALAAARVGLTAVNPDHDALAELAASLAGRPATEETFAEAGRRAAQACEPVTDIRGTAEYKRHLASELTIRTLRFAAQRAGAQGSD
- a CDS encoding XdhC family protein — its product is MREVLAQLMPIWRAGATAGLGTVVRTLRSAPRQPGASMLVAPDGSATGSVSGGCVEGAVYELATEVAHTGTPRLERYGVSDDDAFEIGLTCGGIIDVFIESVSRATFPELGSIAEDVAAGRPVAVATVIAHPDAAWVGRRLIVRPDALSGSLGSPRADAAVTDDARGLLALGRSEVLEYGPDGQRLGDGMEVFVSSNAPPPRMLVFGAIDFAAALARQGSFLGYRVTVCDARAVFATRARFPSADEVVVDWPHRYLAAQAAAGAVDRDTVICVLTHDPKFDVPLLEVALRLDVGYVGAMGSRRTHDDRMDRLRAVGLTDTELSRLASPIGLDLGARTPEETAVSIAADIIARRWGGGGLPLGCTTGRIHHDAQLEGQFRDSLTRY
- a CDS encoding LysR family transcriptional regulator, yielding MTPAQLRAYSAVVRLGSVRAAAAELGVSDAGISMHVAALRKELDDPLFTRTGAGLAFTPGGLRLASRAVEILGLQQQTAIEVTEAAHGRRLLRIAASSAFAEHAAPGLIELFSSRADDLSVELSVHPTSRFRELICSRAVDIAIGPAGSVGSDETIFVRAFLKYQIIAVVGPKSPLAKGFPTAAALRAQQWMLGPSAGGVDGEIAVMLRALEIPESQQRIFQSDAAALEEVQRVGGVSLAIGFAVAKDLAAGRLVHVNGPGLDRSGEWCAATLAPAARQPAVSELVRFITTPRCTQAMIRGSGVGVTRFRPKVHVTLWS
- a CDS encoding TrmH family RNA methyltransferase, which produces MNEPGPTEWGAPAAGVGPWPGEPPDDPRYDPILLRDGDTRNVVDAYRYWTREAIIADIDTRRHPLHVAIENFGHDANIGSVVRTANAFAVHTVHIVGRRRWNRRGAMVNDRYQRLCHHDRTGELLEFAAGAGLSVVAVDNVPGAVRIEEVALPRECLLVFGQEGPGITDDIRAGASIAVSIAQFGSTRSINAGVAAGIAMHAWIRQHADLDRAW
- the pyrE gene encoding orotate phosphoribosyltransferase; amino-acid sequence: MDEADRAELAELVRRLSVVHGRVTLSSGKEADYYVDLRRATLHHRASALIGTLVRQLTSDWDYAVVGGLTLGADPVATAVMHAPGRPIDAFVVRKAAKTHGMQRLIEGSEVAGRRALVVEDTSTTGNSALTAVHAVQEAGGEVVGVATVVDRATGAAEAIRAEGLLYRSVLGLADLGLG
- a CDS encoding SDR family NAD(P)-dependent oxidoreductase encodes the protein MSRPVALITGPTSGIGAGYARRYAADGYDLVLVARDADRLAALAAELKTEAGGVDILSADLSDAAERNEVVDRLAGGVRVLVNNAGFGTSGEFWATDPTLLQAQLDVNVTAVMQLTRAALPAMLAAGAGTVINVASVAGLLSGRGSTYSASKAWVVSFSEGLAGGLRGTGVGVHAVCPGFVHTEFHERAGIDMARLPSFLWLEVDDVVDKSLADVSAGKVVSVPGLQYKALVAAGRMIPRNLVRAAASRVGGGRGRS